In the genome of Candidatus Bathyarchaeum sp., one region contains:
- a CDS encoding GNAT family N-acetyltransferase, whose translation MVEVSIFQTKKALPQGGFITRNPNVSYLLTAGEKNKESVLIDANLNPQKLEQELKNKQSDLKGVFFTHFHHDHTKNLKTIVSMFPSIKLYVSSRSSEAVKSFGLKNVEFLKDGQTVLLDDLELVCWFTPGHTHDSLCLWVPKHEMLFTGDTLFGGGIGCSDYYNGGNRNVFYSTLQGLLRKLSPQTRIYPGHFSEHYQSSPPYLFSGELTNNPYLVSVSKGKRGEFDDALKEFSVDFEKNDHFMLTESEIDIICDLEKETWIPELRASKETILKRLSLGHKMLALGSRDKLSGMVAWRYDSFSLKDGPDKFPKDFTEYVNQKSLVEPEAKSAFIYNLGVRSSGRKQGVGSALLQYAFEKIRSEGIKQVFVDSRIPSYQGSDHWGFEKFIAENEVAKTVNRSLSQNFVSKKETLLVDPILRFYAANGFSPWLIKNEFIQDKSSGNIRIICYINLEQDESIKLKVYSRN comes from the coding sequence ATGGTGGAAGTTAGTATTTTTCAAACAAAGAAAGCTTTGCCTCAGGGCGGATTTATTACAAGAAACCCCAACGTTTCTTATCTTTTAACTGCGGGTGAGAAAAACAAAGAAAGCGTTTTGATTGATGCAAATCTTAATCCCCAAAAACTAGAGCAGGAGCTAAAGAATAAACAAAGTGACCTGAAAGGTGTTTTTTTCACTCATTTTCATCATGACCACACGAAAAATTTGAAAACGATTGTTAGCATGTTTCCTTCCATCAAATTGTATGTCAGTAGCCGTTCCAGTGAAGCCGTGAAATCTTTTGGGTTAAAAAATGTTGAATTTTTGAAAGATGGACAAACTGTTTTGTTAGATGACTTGGAGTTAGTTTGTTGGTTTACTCCGGGTCATACCCATGATTCCCTTTGTTTGTGGGTGCCAAAACATGAGATGTTATTCACTGGCGATACCCTATTTGGTGGAGGAATTGGATGCAGTGACTATTACAATGGGGGGAATCGGAATGTTTTTTATTCGACTTTGCAGGGTTTGCTTCGAAAATTAAGTCCTCAAACAAGAATTTATCCCGGTCATTTTTCTGAACATTATCAGTCTTCGCCTCCTTACCTGTTTTCGGGGGAACTTACAAACAACCCGTATTTGGTTAGTGTTTCAAAAGGAAAACGAGGCGAATTTGATGACGCGTTAAAGGAGTTTTCTGTAGATTTTGAAAAAAATGATCATTTCATGTTAACGGAATCAGAAATTGACATTATTTGTGATTTAGAAAAGGAGACTTGGATTCCTGAGTTAAGGGCGTCCAAAGAAACAATTTTAAAACGGTTAAGCTTAGGCCATAAAATGTTGGCTTTGGGCTCTCGTGACAAGTTGTCAGGCATGGTAGCTTGGCGATATGACAGTTTTTCGTTGAAGGATGGTCCTGACAAATTTCCTAAAGACTTCACTGAATATGTTAACCAGAAATCTTTGGTTGAACCTGAAGCAAAATCGGCGTTTATTTACAATCTGGGGGTCAGGTCTTCCGGGAGAAAACAAGGGGTGGGTAGTGCCCTTTTGCAGTATGCTTTTGAAAAAATTAGAAGCGAGGGCATAAAACAGGTGTTTGTGGACAGCCGCATTCCGTCATATCAGGGCAGTGACCATTGGGGTTTTGAAAAGTTTATTGCAGAAAATGAAGTTGCAAAGACAGTTAACCGGTCTTTGTCCCAAAATTTTGTTTCAAAAAAAGAAACCCTGCTGGTTGACCCGATTTTACGGTTTTATGCCGCTAACGGGTTTAGTCCATGGTTAATAAAAAACGAGTTCATCCAAGACAAATCCAGCGGAAACATACGCATAATCTGCTACATCAACCTCGAACAAGACGAAAGCATCAAATTGAAAGTATATTCTCGCAACTAA
- a CDS encoding radical SAM protein encodes MSNQILLRGNGDFTKEQFEQVLKANDEKHMMLSLGLTTSPGCNMRCVFCYSDSGTKEAGNKIKDIMTLKDFEKAITESAKMGAQSVILVGIGETLMDNKIRQIIEMVSSNGMYPLVFTNGTALDKDMVQFLHKNRATIYLSLNAVDEKIFDKISGSKGLFAKVMEGIDNCLEAGFGKIMEHNGHQVTDFAVNTMVMKENMDNIDAIKQFCEERNILFTCRLPEKLGTAKESWDALIAGGPEDEQKMKEIAMKHSLGGEVFRTDYGCLFWVAGVLLGVDGKARLCYSLNNKKDFGNIKTDSMLEIIQKKNVAYKPTMDYFCPIHAEMVNP; translated from the coding sequence TTGAGCAACCAAATATTGTTAAGAGGAAACGGGGATTTCACCAAAGAGCAGTTTGAGCAGGTTCTAAAAGCTAATGATGAAAAGCATATGATGCTTTCTTTGGGTTTGACTACTTCTCCGGGTTGTAACATGCGCTGTGTTTTTTGTTACAGTGACAGCGGCACCAAAGAAGCAGGCAACAAAATCAAAGACATAATGACTTTGAAAGATTTTGAAAAAGCTATCACTGAGTCTGCAAAAATGGGAGCTCAGTCGGTTATTTTGGTGGGCATCGGCGAAACCCTGATGGATAACAAAATCCGGCAAATCATTGAGATGGTAAGCTCCAATGGGATGTATCCTTTAGTTTTCACTAATGGGACTGCGCTGGATAAGGACATGGTGCAGTTTCTTCACAAGAATAGGGCGACAATTTATCTTTCTTTGAACGCTGTGGACGAGAAAATTTTTGATAAAATTTCAGGTTCTAAAGGACTGTTTGCCAAAGTCATGGAAGGCATTGATAACTGTTTGGAGGCAGGATTTGGCAAAATTATGGAACATAACGGTCATCAGGTCACAGATTTTGCAGTTAACACCATGGTAATGAAAGAAAACATGGATAACATTGATGCAATAAAGCAGTTCTGTGAGGAAAGAAACATTTTGTTCACTTGCCGGTTGCCTGAAAAACTAGGAACCGCAAAAGAGAGTTGGGATGCGTTGATTGCTGGCGGTCCTGAAGATGAACAGAAAATGAAAGAAATCGCCATGAAACATTCCTTGGGGGGCGAAGTTTTTCGCACCGATTATGGTTGCCTTTTTTGGGTTGCTGGAGTTTTGTTGGGAGTGGACGGAAAGGCGAGGTTATGTTATTCTCTGAATAACAAAAAGGATTTTGGAAACATTAAAACTGATAGCATGCTGGAAATAATCCAGAAAAAAAATGTTGCCTACAAGCCGACTATGGACTATTTTTGTCCCATTCACGCTGAAATGGTTAACCCGTAG